In Hyphomicrobium denitrificans 1NES1, the genomic stretch GTCGGGATGAAGCAGCAGTTTTGCGATCGTGTCGCTGCGCGTGCGCCGGAGCGCGTCCGCCTGGGCACGGCCACGTCCCTCTGCCACCGCTTCGGCGAAGTTGGCGAAAAGAACGGTAAACCACAGCCAAGCCGCGATCTGTCCAGTGAAGAGAAGGCCAGCCCGGCCCACCGCGATATCGCGGATGAAGATCAGCGTGACCAAGGCCGCCACCGCGCCCGTCACGAACATGACCGGGTTGCGAACGAGTTTTCTGGGCGCGAGCTTGCGAACAGCATCGACGGTGGCACGGCGGAGAATGGATTGGTCCAGCAATCCGTGAATTACGCGCTTGCTCATTGTCGCCTCCTCAAAACGTCTTGCCGGCCAGCATCAGGAAGTGCTCGACGATGGGACCGAGCGCGAGAGCCGGGAAATAGAGCAGACCGCCGAGGATCAGGATCACGCCGGTGAGCAAGCCGCAGAACAACATGCCGTCCGTCGGAAATGTACCGGCCGAGGCCGCCGTCTTCGTTTTGGTCGCGATCGAGCCTGCAATCGCCATCACCGGGACGACATAGGCAAAGCGTCCGAACATCATCGCGAGGCCGAGCGTCGTGTTGAACCAGGGTGTATTGGCGTTGAGACCGGCGAAGGCCGAGCCATTGTTTCCGGTTGCCGAGGAGTAGGCGTAGAGGATCTCGGTCAGCCCATGCGGCCCGCTGTTGGCAAGGCTGGCTAGCGCCGTCGGGAGCACGGCGGCAATGGCGGTAAAACCGAGAATACAGAAAGGAAGAACGAGCAACGCCAGCATCGCAAGCTTCATCTCGCGTGCCTCGACCTTCTTGCCGAGGTATTCCGGCGTTCGCCCAACCATCAGACCGGCAACGAACACGGCCAGCAGCGCCATCACGATCATGCCATAGAGACCGGAGCCGACGCCGCCGGGCAGGATCTCGCCGAGCTCGATCATGAATAGAGGAACGATGCCGCCGAGCGGTGTCAGCGAGTCGTGCATGGCGTTGACAGCGCCGCACGAAATTCCCGTCGTAGCGGCGACATAGAGCGCGGTCAGAGCTTGCCCGAAGCGAATTTCTTTGCCTTCGAGATTGCCGGATGAAGGATCGACCCCGGCTGTTGTGAGCAGCGGATTGCCCGCAGTCTCGGACGCGTAGACCACAGCCGTCCCTACGATGAGCAGCACGCCCATGACGGCGAGCAACGCGTAGCCTTGGCGCCGGTCGCCGACCATGCGTCCGAACGTGAATGTCATCGCCGTTGGAATGAGCAGCATGCTCCAGATCGACAGGATGTTGGACCAGACGCTCGGGTTCTCGAAGGGATGCGCGGCGTTGGCGTTAAAGAATCCGCCACCGTTGGTTCCGAGCTGTTTGATCGCCTCCTGGCTTGCGACGGGGCCGAGTGCAATCGTCTGCTTCGCACCTTCGAGCGTGGTCGCCGAAACGTTGGCTGCAAGCGTTTGTGGGACGCCGGAGGCGGTATAGAGGATCGCGACGAAGATCGCCAGCGGCAGCAGGACGTAGAGCGTTGCGCGTGTGACATCGACCCAGAAATTGCCGATTTCACGTGCGCCGCTGCGTGCGAAGGCGCGCGTCACGGCAATCGCAAGTGCGATGCCGGTCGCGGCGGAAAGGAAATTCTGAACGGTAAGTCCGGCCATCTGTACGAGGTGGCCCATCGTCGTCTCGCCGGCATAGGATTGCCAGTTGGTGTTGGTGACGAAGCTCATCGCCGTATTGAATGCGAGGCTTGGCTCGACGGCGGCGAAATCCTGCGGATCGAGTGGGAGCGCATGTTGGAGCCGCATCAGCGCATAAAGGAAAAGGAATCCCGCGCCATTGAAGATGAGCATGGACAACGTGTACGAGAGCCAGTTCTGTTCGGAGCCGTGCTGGACATGCGCAAAGGCATAAAGTCCTCGTTCCACGGGCCGCATAACAGTTGAAAGCGCGGTGCGCTCTCCCGCAAACACTCGCGCCATATAGAGACCGAGCGGCCAAGCCGCTGCGAGAACAGCGCCGAGCACCAGGGCAATCTCAAACCAACCGGCCAATGTCATAGAATAAGCCCTCCGGGACCGTTAAAATTTTTCAGGCCTGAGGAGCGTGTAAACGAGATAGATGCCGAGCCCGACGGCGATGAGAAGTCCGATGACTGGATCGCTCATGGTCGCCTCACAGCCAGCTGCAAAGCTTGGCGTAGCCGACCATCAGGCCGAAGCAACCAAGGCCGAGGAGGAGATAGGCAATATCGAGCATGCGCTCTGCTCCGCTCAGATTGACGAACGAGCGGAACATGAGGCGAAGGACATCAAGTCTCGATTGGAAAGTCGCGACGCGGGTATAAAAAACGCATAAGGGCGACAGGGGATGTGGTAGCGGGCCCCTTCTTTTTTTCTCCGCTGGTCGTCAAGCATCCTCGGCTCACCGCGCATCACTTCCCGGCTCTGCGAACTGCACTCGTTCTTCCATTTCTTGGTTCCCAAAAAGCACATCCTGCTTGGCAGACGCACAAGCATGGTGTTCGGGACCTCTCACTACTGTCACAACGGTATCGTACTGAGGGCTTTTCGACCGCGACGTTCGCGGGGCTGCGCAAGCGGGGGTCACCGAAGGAAAGCACAAGCCAGCGCGTCAACCATGTGCCCGGCAGGCGCCTGCCGCCGCCGCGGCATGGTCTTGAACGGCGCTTGGCGCAAAGGTATAGCTCACAACGAGTTTTTCTTCGGATTGGTATTGTCTGCCCTGGGGGTGTCAGCAGGGCGGGAGAGTGCATTTTTGCTCCGGGTTTCCAAATGGATCAAAAACTTGTCCGCTGCATTGAGGGGCACGTCTACGACAGTGCGCGCAATGAACATTGCCCTCTCTGCGGCGCGCGAGCGCTTGCGAAGGGAGAGGACCCCGCCAAGCACGGACGCAACGACACCCCTCTGCTGCCAATCGAGACGGCGCGCGAAGGCGCAAATCTCGATGATCAAAGTCAAACGCGACGAACGCCAATCCCGACGCTTAACCGACCAACTTTGCTGATCGGCGCAGCGGCGGTAGCGGTAGTGCTGCTTTTCGTCGGTGTCTGGGCGTCTTCGGCCCATCGGAGACGACACACGAGAGCGCCTCTCTGTCCGGATCGACAACCGGAGCGGCGCCTGTCGAGGCGAAGACGCAGCATGCGAGTACAAATCAATCGACGCCTTCCGAGAGTGCACACGAAAGTGGCGCGGGCGCCACCGGAGAGAAACAAGACGCGCGCCAGTCTTCGCCCGCGGCAGCAACCGAGTGTGACCGGCTCGCCATGAGCCCATTCGATCTCGATCGTATTGCCGGTGTCTCCGGCGTGCGGGAGACGTTCAAGATCGATCCCGCAGTGGCCGTCCACGCGTGCGAGGAGGCCACCCGATCAGCCCCCAGCGACCGGTTGGAATGGGCCAATCTCGCTCGCAGCTATCGGGCCGCTCGCAATGACATCGCTGCAGTCGCCGCCTACCGTAAAGCGACAGAACTCGGCTCGGTCTTCGGCGCCTATGGCCTTGGCGTGACGCTACGCGCCAATCCGGCGATGCAGCGCGATCCAAGCGAGGCCCGCAGACTGCTGGAAGGTGCGGCCCGTGCTGGGCTACCTCCCGCAATGAGCGAGTATGCGACCGTGCTCGCCTCAGGCGTCGGGGCTCCCGTCGACGCCACCCAGGCTCGATCGTGGTACGAAAAGGCGGCCGCTGCGGATTTTACGCCGGCGATGAACACGCTCGCCTTCTATCTGCTGAACGGCTCCGGAAAATTGCCTGTCATCTTCGCCAGCGAGAGAGCATCCAGTTTTGAGCGCTGAAGCGCCGGCGCTCCACCCGAAGCGATCCAGCGCTGGCATGACGATCATGCGGGCCGGCGGCGCAGCCGACCTTTCATCTTCAAGCCGTCACGCATGTTCAATCCGAGAAGCGTGATGTTTGCAGCTCCCGCTGCGAGTTCGAGCGCCTGCACCGCGTAGAAAACCGTATCGAACTTGGCGGCTCTGGCCTTGAAGGCAAGGAACAGCGCAGCGGGAATTAGAATCAGAATGCCGTTCGCCGCGATCAACGGCATGCGCTTGACCTTCGCACTGGCCAGCCCCGCCGGCCTGCCCCCGGCCAATGCAAATCCCGATCCTCCCGTCGCCGCCAGCGTAGGGATCAGGATCAGGAAGCCCCACGGGATCGCCGTCTTGACGGCTACGACCGCCGCCTGAGACGCAAACAGTTCGCTGAGCGCCGTCGAAAGCCAGAATGTTGCGATGGTGACCAGAGCAAACGCGCCTGCTACCGAATGGATGATCTTAATCATGGTGGCATTCCTACCTTCTACGTGGCATCATGTTGTCAATATGGTATGATGAACACGTAGACAATTGACATGACAATGTCAATACGGCATTATGATTGCAAATGAACGCAACACGACGAACCCAGGGCGGAGCCGCCTTGACGGACCTCATCCTCACCCTGTTCAGGGCCAACAACCTGACATTGACCTGGGGCGACCGGCTCGTCGCACCGCTCGGGCTGACAAGTGCGCGTTGGCAGGTCCTGGGCACCATCGTCGCGGCGGACCGTCCGCAGCCGGTCGCCTGGCTCGCGCGCGACCTCGGCGCCAACCGCCAGAACGTCCAGCGCATCGTCAACGATCTGCACAAGGAGGGGCTCGTCACCTTCGAGCCCAACCCACATCACCGGCGCGCGCAACTCATCGTTCTCACCAGAAAGGGGCAGCAGACGTTCGACGCCGCCATCCGCCTGTATGATCCCAAGGTCAGCGCGTTCGCGGAGGGGCTTGCTATCGAAGATATCGAAACTGCCCATCGCGTTCTGATGACGCTACGCAAGAAACTCGAAGGAGACAATATTGCTGAGGGGCAGACTTGATCGCTGCGGTGCGATGGCGGTTTCTATTCGCGCGTGGAGGTCGCGGAAGACGCTGCGCGCAGCATGGGAAGCAAAAGCATCCTGTCGAGGATGCTGGCAGCTTGTGTAGGCGGCGTTGTTGCAGCGTCTGCACTGATTCCGAACTCTATCTGATATCGGATACGCGGTAATCACTTCGTACAAGTCATGAAAGCGTCGCGAGCAGGGCCGTCCTGTGCGAGATGCGCCAATTCACTGTTTTTAAAACATAATCCCTCTTGGCCCGGCTTTTGCGTAGCGGATGTGCAGCAAGACGCCGCCAAAAATACTCGAGTCCGAGGGGAGGGACATCCGCAATGACCGAGACCTTCTATGAAGTCCTGCGCCGGCAGGGCATCTCACGCCGTAGCTTTCTCAAGTTTTGCAGCCTGACCGCGGCCTCGATGGGGCTTGGGCCTGAGTTTGTACCCACGATGGCGCACGCACTCGAAACCAAGCCGCGCACGCCGGTGCTGTGGCTGCATGGTCTCGAGTGTACCTGTTGCTCAGAGGCCTTCCTCCGCTCCGCGCACCCGCTCGCGTCTGACGTCATCCTGTCGATGATCTCTCTCGACTACGACGACACCATCATGGCTGCAGCGGGACAGCAGGCCGAGGCGATCGTCGACGAGATCATCGAGAAATACAATGGCAACTACATCCTCGCGGTCGAAGGTAACCCGCCGCTCAACGAGGATGGCATGTACTGCATCATCGGCGGCAAGCCCTTCCTCGACCAGCTGAAGAAGGCGGCGTCCAACTGCAAGGCCATCATCTCGTGGGGATCGTGCGCCTCTTGGGGCTGCGTGCAGGCTGCCCGCCCCAATCCGACGCAGGCGGTGCCGGTCCACAAGGTCATCCGCGACAAGCCCATCATCAAGGTGCCGGGGTGCCCGCCGATTCCCGAGGTGATGACGGCGGTCATCACCTACATCGCCACATTCGAGAGGCTGCCGGAACTCGATCGCCAGGGCCGCCCAAAGATGTTCTATTCGCAACGCATCCACGACAAGTGCTATCGCCGTCCGCACTTCGACGCCGGCCAGTTCGTCGAGCAGTGGGACGACGACAGCGCGCGTAAAGGCTTCTGCCTCTACAAAATGGGGTGCAAGGGTCCGACAACCTACAACGCGTGCTCGACCACGCGGTGGTATGGTGGGCTGTCATTCCCCATCCAGTCCGGCCACGGCTGCATCGGCTGCTCCGAGGAGGGCTTCTGGGACAACGGCTCGTTCTACGATCGCCTCACCAAAATCAATCATTTCGGTATCGAAGCCAACGCGGATCAAGTCGGGCTCGCCGCGGCGGGGGTCGTCGGTGCGGCGGTCGCCGCACACGCTGCGGTTAGCGCCATCAAGCGCGCCCGCCAGAAGGGAGGGAATGAATAATGACCATTCAGACGCCGAACGGTTTCACGCTCGACGCCAGCGGCAGGCGCGTCGTCGTCGATCCTTTGACGCGCATCGAAGGCCACATGCGCTGCGAAGTGAATATCGACAAGGATAACATCATTCGCAACGCCGTCTCGACGGGGACCATGTGGCGCGGCCTCGAGGTCATTCTCAAAGGCCGCGATCCTCGCGACGCTTGGGCCTTCACGCAGCGCATCTGCGGTGTCTGCACCGGCACGCACGCGCTGACTTCGGTGCGCGCGGTCGAGGATGCTCTCGGAATCAAGATTCCTGAGAACGCCAACTCAATTCGCAACATCATGCAGCTATCGCTGCAGATTCACGACCACCTCGTGCATTTCTATCATCTGCACGCGCTCGATTGGGTGAACCCTGTCCTGGCTCTCAAGGCCGACCCTAAGGCGACGAGCGAGCTGCAGCAGAAGGTATCTCCGAACCATCCCAAGTCCTCGCCCGGCTACTTCCGCGATGTACAGAACCGGCTCAAGCGCTTCATCGAAAGCGGCCAGCTCGGGCCCTTCAAGAACGGCTACTGGGATAATCCGGCCTATCTTTTGCCTCCCGAGGCGAACCTGATGGCCACGACGCACTATCTCGAGGCGTTGAACTTCCAGTCTCTGATCATGAAGACGCGCGTGATCTTCGGCGGCAAGGACCCGCACCCGAACTGGCTCGTCGGCGGCGTCCCTTGTCCGATCAATATCGAAGACGTCGGCGCGGTCGGTGCGATCAACATGGAGAGGCTGAATTTCGTCTCCGACGTGATCAACCAGACGACCGAGTTCATCGAGAATGTCTACATTCCGGATATTCTTGCCATCGGGCAGTTCTACAAAGGTTGGCTCTACGGCGGCGGCATTTCAGGCAAAAGCGTTCTCGCTTATGGCGACATTCCCGACAAGGCCAACGACTACTCGGCCGCCAACCTCTTGATGTCGCCAGGCGCAATCATCAACGGCAATCTCAAGGAAGTGCATCCGGTCGACCTTCGGGATCCGGGACAGATCCAGGAGTTCGTGCCGCATTCCTGGTATAAATACCCAGACGAAACGAAGGGGCTGCACCCCTGGGACGGCATTACGGAGCCGAACTATGTGCTTGGTCCCAACGCCAAGGGCACCAAGACGAACATCGAACAGGTCGACGAGGGCGGGAAGTACTCCTGGATCAAGGCGCCGCGGTGGAGAGGACATGCCATGGAGGTGGGGCCGCTGGCCCGCTACGTCATCGCCTATGCGCAGGGTCACAAGGAAATCACGGAGCAGATCAACCTCGTGCTGAAAACACTCGATGTGCCAGTGGATGCTTTGTTCTCCACGCTTGGGCGCACTGCCGCACGTGCCCTCGAGGCACAGCGCTGCTGCCGCTTGCAGCGCTATTTTATGGACAAGCTCATAGCCAACATCAAAGCCGGCGATACCTCGACCGCGAATATCGACAAATGGAATCCAGAGACGTGGCCCAAGGAGGTCAAGGGCGTAGGCTTCACGGAGGCTCCACGCGGCGCGCTCGCGCACTGGATCAAGATCAAGGATTCGAAGATCGACAACTATCAATGCGTGGTGCCGACGACATGGAACGGCTCACCGCGCGATAACGAAGGCAATATCGGCGCCTTCGAGGCTTCGCTCATGGATACGAAGGTCGAGCGTGCGGAGGAGCCGGTCGAAATCCTGCGCACGATCCATAGTTTCGATCCCTGCCTTGCCTGCTCGACGCATGTCATGAGCGAGGATGGCCGGGAGCTGGCGCGCGTCCAGGTGCGCTGAGAGAGGGGAGGAAAATAACAATGAAACAGTTTCGCATCTGCACGATAGCCCTGGCTACTCTGGCGGCCGGGGCAGGGCCGGCGCTGGCCCATCCTGGCTTCGGTCACACGTATGGCTTCATCGCAGGTCTCTCGCATCCCATCGGCGGGCTCGACCACTTGCTCGCCATGCTTTCCGTCGGCATCTGGTCGGCCTTGTCGAGCAATGGCCGCTCGTGGCGGGTATGGGTTGCGCCAGCGGCCTTCGTGGGAGCCATGCTGGTCGGCGCGACCATCGGCTACCTCCATCTTGCCCTGCCGATGGTGGAGACGGGCATCGCGCTCTCGGTGATCCTTCTGGGGCTCATGATTGCGACGCGCGTCGAGCTTCCGATCGCGGTCGGCACGACTGTCATGGCGCTGTTCGCGATCTATCACGGCCACGTTCACGGCAGCGAGGCCACAGGAGCGATCGTCGCCTATATGGCAGGCTTCGCAATAGCCACCGCGATGCTGCATGTGGCGGGCATCGGGCTCGGAATGCTGATGACGCGGGCGCGGTTTGCGGCCCAGGCCGCAGGCGCGATCATCGCTGCTGCTGGCGTTTACATACTGACCTCGTGAGGGCTGCAGTCATGAGCATGAAATTAGGGGTCGACCAGCAATTTCAGCCGTCGGTCTATGTCTACGAAGCCCCGGTGCGGCTTTGGCACTGGATCAATGCATCAGCCGTCGTCGTGCTCGCGCTCACCGGGTACTTCATCGGCAGTCCCTTGCCGACGATGCCGGGGGAGGCGAGCGCCCATTTTCTGATGGGCTATATCCGTTTCGCGCACTTCGCCGCTGGCTATGTGTTGATTGCCGGCTTCTTGATGAGGGCCTACTGGGCCCTCGCGGGCAACGAGCATGCGCGCCAGATCTTCATGCCGCCGGTGAGAGATCCCAAATGGTGGGCCGACGTCGTCCATGAGGCCGCGTGGTATATGTTCATAGCCCGCGAGCCCAAGAAGTATGTCGGGCACAACCCACTCGCGACTCTCTCGATGCACGTGCTGTTCGTCTGGGGCTCCGTCTTCATGATGGTGACAGGGCTCGCTCTCTACGGCGAAGGCGAGGGCATGACCTCTTGGCAGTACCACTGGTTCTCGAGCTGGGTGATCCCACTGTTCGGCAACAGCCAGTGGGTGCACACCTACCATCACCTCGGCATGTGGGTGATCGTTTGCTTTGTCATGGTTCACATCTATGCGGCGGTCCGTGAAGACATCATGTCCCGCCAGAGTATCGTCAGCACGATGATCTCGGGCTGGCGTACCTTCAAGGACACGCGTCCGCCTGACGACGGGACGCACTAGAACTTGAATTCTCCCGGGCGTCCGGTGCCCCATTCAACCCTTCCCTGTCCTGCAGGGAAGGGTTTTCCTTTGTGCCTGAGATACTGATGCCGCGGCTTGGCGGACCCGCTGGCAAGATCATTTCTCTATGTGAAAAGGAGTGTTCTCCAAACTAGCGCCTGAAATCTGACCCCGATTGGAAGTTTGGCTATAGATGGATAGTAACTTTTCATATTTCTATTTTTCTGGAATGTATCTTGCCATATCGGAGGTTTGATTGAGGGTAAGACTCCGCGTTGACGTGGCGCATTCCGGCAAATGACGGATTGGCCCGCACCTTGCTTAACGAAAATAAACGCAACACTCGCCAACACGAAATAGGGGTGTGCGATGGAGGAGCGACCTAGCATCCTGATCCTTGGGATTGGGAATCTGCTGTGGGCAGACGAGGGCTTCGGCGTCCGCGTCGTCGAGGCGTTGAATCGTGCCTATACTTTCCCCGCGAACGTGACGCTCATGGATGGCGGCACGCAGGGCATCTATCTCATCGAGCATGTGCGCCGGGCCGACGTTCTCGTCGTTTTCGACGCGGTCGATTATGGGCTTGCTCCGGGCACCCTCAAGCTGGTCGAGGACGGCGAGGTGCCGAAGTTTCTCGGCGCCAAGAAGGTGAGCCTGCACCAGACGAGCTTCCAGGAAGTGCTCGCCATGGCAGACATGCTGGGCGACCTTCCCCGGCATCTGTTTCTCATCGGCGTGCAGCCCGTCGAGTTCGAGGACTACGGCGGCTCGCTGCGCGACGCCGTCAAGGCCCAGATCGCGCCAGCCATCGAGCAGGCGCTCGCCTATCTCACCCGTTTCGGTGTCGTGCCGGAGCTGCGTGTCACGCCTCTGCCCGATAGCAGCACGCTCTCGTCGCCGGAGTTCGCGCTTGCTCTCTACGAGGGCGGACGTCCGTCGGAAGCCGAGGCCTGCCGATTTGCCGATCCGCGCGTCTTGGCTCGTGCGTCGGAGCGAGCGGATGCCGGTGCTGCCTCGTTTGCCAAGCCGGCCGCGGAGGATCGCTGATGTGCATCGGCGTTCCCATGTGCGTGGTCGAATGCTTGCCCGGGCGCAGCGTGTGCGAAAGGCAGGGCGAGCGGCGCCTCATCGACATGGCTCTCGTGGGCGAACAGCCGGTGGGGACATGGGTGCTCGTGTTTCTCGACACCGCCCGCGAGCTGGTGACGGGGGAACAGGCCCGGCTCATCGACGATGCGCTAACGGCCCTTCAGTTTGCCATGGAAGGCGGCACCGATCTCGATCGCTTGTTCCCGGATCTTGCTGGCCGCGAGCCGGAGCTTCCCGCCTATCTCAAACAACACCTTGCCAAGCAGGCAGGCTGAGGAGAAACGGTCATGACGACACCGCTGATCGAAGCACTAGTCGTGCGACACGGCATTCCCGTCGTCGATGAAGCTTCCTTGGACGGATTTCTAAAAGCCAACGAGCACGCGGTTCTCTTCTTTCCAGGCGATGCCGAGCGACTCGTCGAAAGCAACGATGTCGCCGTCATTCTGCCCGAGCTCTGCAAGGCGTTCGGCAAACGGCTCGCACCAGCCCTCATCGCCAAGGCTTCCGAGCGTCAGCTGCAGCGGCGCTTCCGTTTCAACGCCTTTCCATCACTGGTGTTCATGCGCCGCGATGGGTATCTCGGTGTGCTTTCGCGGGTGCTCGACTGGTCGGATTACATGATCGAGATCCAGGCCATCCTCGCCAGCGAGCCGACGGAGCCGCCGCCGTTCAAGTTTCCGGACGGCTGCTATGCAGCCGGCATGCCTCGCGAAGGCAATCAACCAGTACGGGGAGAGCTCTAATGAGCGGCATCAATCCGATCGTTGGTCCCGGCTCTCAACCTGGCGAAGATGATGGAGCCGCTCTCGAATACATGGAGATGCCGAAGGGCATGCGCACGTATTCGGCGCCGGTGCTTCCCGAGCCCGAAGAGACGCAGGGCATCGAGCAGGCGCTGGCTCTTTTGGCTGCTGTGAAAGAGGCGGCCGTCGCCCAGAGCGTGGACTATCCGGCGCGGATCTTCGATATCACCGGCTTCGATGCGCGGAACCGCGCCTTCATCGATCAGGTTCTTGGTGACGGCGAGGTGTCGATCGTGGCCGGCGCGACCATTCAGGCGCAGGAGTCCGTGTTCGCCGGTGTGTGGCGGGTGCAGGAGTTTAGCCTGACCGGCGCGCTCGATCGCGACTCGATCGATGTGGGGGCGTTTCCTAGGTCGGTGATTGAACTTGCGCATCGCGGGACGCTCGACGCAATGCGCTCTTATCGCGGTGCGCCACCGCCGAGTGTGGTAAATGCGCTAGCTCTCATAACCGAGCTCGACAGCAAGCTCGTCGCTTATTGCCCCGGTGACGGCGCGCACGTGATCAACCTCACTCTGCTGCCGCTGACCGAAGAGGATGTCGGCTTTCTCGATGAGCGCCTCGGGGCTGGAAGTGTCACCATCCTCTCGCGCGGGTACGGCAACTGTCGCGTCAGCTCGACCGGAACTCGCAATGCCTGGTGGGTGCGCTACTTCAACTCGCGCGATGCGATCGTCCTCAATACCATCGAGGTCATCGACGTGCCGAACGTCGCTTGCGCCGCACCGGAAGACCTCACCGACAGTGCGCAGCGTTTGGCGGAAATCCTGGAGATCTACCGGTGAGTGAGAGCTTCTTTGCCGGTTCCTACGGGGGCGACGAGACGAAGATCTCGGACGAGAGCAGGCTTGAATGCAAGATCTGCTGGTACGTCTACGACCCGGCAGCGGGGGACGATTATTGGCAGATTCCGGCCGGGACTCCATTCTCGAAGCTGCCAGACCACTGGACCTGTCCCAACTGCGACGGCGCCAAGGCCGGTTTCATGATCCTCTCGGAGGATGCCGATGCCTGAAGCCGCCGGTAACGCTCAACACATCTCGGGCCGTCTCGAAGACGCATTTCGCCGTATCGAGGCCGAGCGGATGAATGGTGTCCCTATCCTCAATCCTCGCCTCAATGTCGAGGCGATCGGCGAGCGGCAATGGAACGGTCTGCGATGCTTGGTGCTGGTCACGCCGTGGTTCATCAACCTGATGCTCTTTCCGATGACGCAGGAGCAGGGCGAGGCCTGGAGCAAGCTGGCGATGGGCTCTTCTGTGTCTTACCGCTTCCCCGCGGGACGGTTCGACTTTCTCGTCGGCGATGAAGATGGCCTCGGCCGCTACCAGATGTGCTCGCTGTTCTCGCCAGTCCTCGAATTCGAGAGCCATGAAGCGGCTCAGATCGCGGCACGCGCAGCGCTCGATGCCATCTTCGACGCAGGGCTCGATGGCAGCTCAGGGGATGAGAAAGAGAAGGGTGTGGCGGTGCCCACGCCCTCGCGACGCGGTCTCCTCGTAGGCAAGATCGGGCAGGACAGGGAACCGGCGTGATGGGCATCGAGGGGCGGCTCATGATCGACCTCCGCCATTCTGGCGACGGCACGGGACGCATCGCGATCACCTCGAGTCGTCCTCTCGGCTTGGCGCGGGCGTTCGTCGGCAGGAGCGCGGACGAGGCAGTCCTGATGCTCCCCATGCTGTTCAACGTGTGCGCGATGGCACAGGGTGCAGCTGCGGCGCAAGCCTGCGAGCGTGCGCTTGGGATCGAGAGCGATAAGACGACGGATGCGGTGCGACGAGTCCTCGTGCTTGCCGAGACGCTGCGTGAGCACCTGATCCGCACCGTCCTGGATTGGCCGCGCTTTCTCGGCTTCGAGGCCGGCCAGTCGGAAATGCTCGCCGTCATGCGTCCTTATGAGAAGCTGAGGCGTTCACTCGATCCCGAGCGACGTGTGCTTGCCATCGGTGGGCGGGCCCGGTTCGATCCCGCGTCCGTGCTGGAGGCGATCGAGGTCCTCGCCCAGCTCGTCGAGGCTATCATTTTCGGCGAGAGCCTGGATGCGTGGCGGACGCGCCAATCCGCTGAAGCGCTCACGGACTGGTCGGAAGAGTGCGCAACACCCTCGCAACGGCTCGTCCGCACCGTGCTCAACCGCGGCTGGGCAGAGGCCGGCCGAGCTACAACGCAATTCTTGCCGCATATCGAGGACGGCGACCTTAGCGCCCTGCTGCTCGGTGACAGTGCTGCGACCTTTGTGGCGGAGCCAACATGGGGTGGGAGGCCGCACGAAACGAGCGCGCTTTCGAGACAGGCCGACACCGCTCTCGTTCGCGATGTAGCTCGCATGTCCGGGGGCAACGGCCTTCTCACCCGTATTGCTGCGCGCCTAGTCGAAGTGGGTTGCTTGCCGGGCGTCATGAGAGGTCTCGTGGAGGGCGTCTTCCGGAATGAAGCAGGGCAGCCTCCAACGCCCGCGGCGCGGGAGCGGTGCGGCCGTGGCTTGGCGCAGGTCGAGGCTGCGCGCGGCCGACTCGTTCATGGTGTTGCGATCGAGG encodes the following:
- a CDS encoding hydrogenase expression/formation protein, which gives rise to MSGINPIVGPGSQPGEDDGAALEYMEMPKGMRTYSAPVLPEPEETQGIEQALALLAAVKEAAVAQSVDYPARIFDITGFDARNRAFIDQVLGDGEVSIVAGATIQAQESVFAGVWRVQEFSLTGALDRDSIDVGAFPRSVIELAHRGTLDAMRSYRGAPPPSVVNALALITELDSKLVAYCPGDGAHVINLTLLPLTEEDVGFLDERLGAGSVTILSRGYGNCRVSSTGTRNAWWVRYFNSRDAIVLNTIEVIDVPNVACAAPEDLTDSAQRLAEILEIYR
- the cybH gene encoding Ni/Fe-hydrogenase, b-type cytochrome subunit, which translates into the protein MSMKLGVDQQFQPSVYVYEAPVRLWHWINASAVVVLALTGYFIGSPLPTMPGEASAHFLMGYIRFAHFAAGYVLIAGFLMRAYWALAGNEHARQIFMPPVRDPKWWADVVHEAAWYMFIAREPKKYVGHNPLATLSMHVLFVWGSVFMMVTGLALYGEGEGMTSWQYHWFSSWVIPLFGNSQWVHTYHHLGMWVIVCFVMVHIYAAVREDIMSRQSIVSTMISGWRTFKDTRPPDDGTH
- a CDS encoding hydrogenase-1 expression HyaE, with product MTTPLIEALVVRHGIPVVDEASLDGFLKANEHAVLFFPGDAERLVESNDVAVILPELCKAFGKRLAPALIAKASERQLQRRFRFNAFPSLVFMRRDGYLGVLSRVLDWSDYMIEIQAILASEPTEPPPFKFPDGCYAAGMPREGNQPVRGEL
- the hypC gene encoding HypC/HybG/HupF family hydrogenase formation chaperone, coding for MCIGVPMCVVECLPGRSVCERQGERRLIDMALVGEQPVGTWVLVFLDTARELVTGEQARLIDDALTALQFAMEGGTDLDRLFPDLAGREPELPAYLKQHLAKQAG
- a CDS encoding rubredoxin, yielding MSESFFAGSYGGDETKISDESRLECKICWYVYDPAAGDDYWQIPAGTPFSKLPDHWTCPNCDGAKAGFMILSEDADA
- a CDS encoding HupE/UreJ family protein; the protein is MKQFRICTIALATLAAGAGPALAHPGFGHTYGFIAGLSHPIGGLDHLLAMLSVGIWSALSSNGRSWRVWVAPAAFVGAMLVGATIGYLHLALPMVETGIALSVILLGLMIATRVELPIAVGTTVMALFAIYHGHVHGSEATGAIVAYMAGFAIATAMLHVAGIGLGMLMTRARFAAQAAGAIIAAAGVYILTS
- the hybE gene encoding [NiFe]-hydrogenase assembly chaperone HybE — translated: MPEAAGNAQHISGRLEDAFRRIEAERMNGVPILNPRLNVEAIGERQWNGLRCLVLVTPWFINLMLFPMTQEQGEAWSKLAMGSSVSYRFPAGRFDFLVGDEDGLGRYQMCSLFSPVLEFESHEAAQIAARAALDAIFDAGLDGSSGDEKEKGVAVPTPSRRGLLVGKIGQDREPA
- a CDS encoding HyaD/HybD family hydrogenase maturation endopeptidase, encoding MEERPSILILGIGNLLWADEGFGVRVVEALNRAYTFPANVTLMDGGTQGIYLIEHVRRADVLVVFDAVDYGLAPGTLKLVEDGEVPKFLGAKKVSLHQTSFQEVLAMADMLGDLPRHLFLIGVQPVEFEDYGGSLRDAVKAQIAPAIEQALAYLTRFGVVPELRVTPLPDSSTLSSPEFALALYEGGRPSEAEACRFADPRVLARASERADAGAASFAKPAAEDR